The following are encoded together in the Lathyrus oleraceus cultivar Zhongwan6 chromosome 3, CAAS_Psat_ZW6_1.0, whole genome shotgun sequence genome:
- the LOC127130508 gene encoding uncharacterized protein LOC127130508: protein MFHIVFPALPYTTTEEELEEHFSQFGGVSQVHLVVDKETKRSKGIAYIHFTVPDFAARALQESDNSIFQGRLLHVMPAIPRRSNNEENNVSKDQGTKTLKQRREEERKAAEASGDTRAWNSLFMRPDTVCFFIDSRLLFLLFIDVCIF from the exons ATGTTTCATATTGTTTTTCCTGCTCTGCCATACACGACCAC GGAGGAGGAACTGGAAGAGCATTTCAGTCAGTTTGGCGGTGTCTCACAGGTTCATTTAGTTGTTGATAAGGAAACGAAACGATCCAAGGGAATAGCTTATATTCATTTCACAGTTCCAGATTTTGCAGCCAG GGCGTTGCAAGAGTCAGACAATTCAATCTTCCAGGGAAGATTATTACATGTTATGCCAGCTATACCAAGACGTTCAAACAATGAAGA GAACAATGTTTCCAAGGATCAAGGAACAAAAACTCTCAAACAACGAAGAGAAGAAGAGAGGAAAGCAGCTGAAGCTAGTGGAGATACCAGAGCATGGAATAGTCTGTTCATGCGCCCTGATACAGTATGTTTCTTTATTGATAGCAGGTTGCTTTTTCTCTTATTTATAGATGTATGCATATTTTAA